Within the Mugil cephalus isolate CIBA_MC_2020 chromosome 1, CIBA_Mcephalus_1.1, whole genome shotgun sequence genome, the region ggggggggggagctaAGAGTCATAGTCTTCATCGTCGTCCTCGTTTTTGTGcggcgctggggctgggggaggCGGGGCGACGCTCATcatggaggggtggggggcgaAGGCCATGCCGCCGGGGGGCTGCGCCGGAGCCATGCTGCCCATTGACAACATGTTGCCCGTGTGCATGAGCTGGGGGGGCGCGTTTGagctgtgggggggggggcagaggtGGAAAACCAGGCGTTAGTCGGtggctaaacaaaacaaaaactagtGATGgtcgataccactgatttcctttccaatccgataccgagtaaaaaTTCAtactggtatcggcgataccaattcgatatcgatactttgtaAATACACCTTGATGTTTCTGGTTTTACCTGAAACATATTTCATATCATATCTTtgtaaagaatacaagacatcagagtaatttattcatttattttaaactctgaagtatatggAAGTAGTGGCTGATTTGCTACATAAcccacacacaatcacacaaaataagagaaaatgatgtttcaaacactaaaaacaagtaaaataaacaagtgtttAACTATTGACACCTactaagaaatggaaacttgcatcttaattctgactctgttctctcctcctcatcataaacgcctcatattctgtgttgtggtttaatctgAGGCGTTTCACAAGGTtcgttgtgttgccacaactcaacagtttaCTTACTTTCCACTGAGTTCTTAaattacctcgaatgactgaagtatcgaaagtatcgatacgTTGATATGAGAAtagattttagagcataaaggcTTGATATCgtaagtatcgatatttcggtATCAATCAGTTAATAATGTTTCACTTTTGTTCACTTTCTTTGTATCACTTCGTGGTTCTACTTGTGCATCCTTGGGAAACATAGGAGGACACCTGCGTATCGTCTCTGACAGTGTTACTGTTGAATGTTGGTTCGCTGCCTTCGGGACGaataaagttgaattgaattgaactggtgtacctaatgaactggcaaatgagtgcagttacaaagaaatggaGTCTACctcctttttccccccatcgTGAGCTACAGACTGAATCAGCGCTGACTCCAGTGGAAAAACGGCGCCCTCTTCCTGATTCTGGCTGTAAAGTCATCGAGTGTGAACAGGTGGTGCACACTTACTGGTTCCTTTATTAGGAGGAGGGGCCACCGGTGGTCGTTTAACGACCCATCGATCATGTCAACCTGACGTTATTGGCTGTTAAAGTCACTTTAAAGGCAAGAAAGggatcttttcttttctcttttttttttttctccttcactttTTTGACATTggagaacaaattaaaatgaagacaCGATGAAATGGAAGCGTGCGGGGTCGCGTTAATACAGTGGGACCTTTGTGGATAATAGAGCTGCAGCTGGGTGGGAAACGATTTGAAATGAGAGGCAGCAGCTTTTCTGTTGATGCATGATGGAAAATCGCTATTACGTTCGAGGaatttcatctaaaaaaaaaaaaggggcaaaaaTGTCCAGAAACACACTGATTGATATTCAGTTGTTCTCTCATGCTCACCCAGGAAGTTATTTATTAacccaggggtgtcaaacatacggcccagGGGCCAAAACCGggccgccagagggtccaatctggcccgtgggataaatttgcaaaaattacactgaaaatatttgataaaataaggaaattgcacttcttaagaaatttacggttgttcattacatgtagccttacttttttgcactaaaacaacatttggagttgtcgtttaTATACATTTACAAGTTAACAAGCTGTTGTGTTGCTGGTCTGACCCCCTTGTGATCACACTGGGCTGTAATTttgagtttgacgcccctgtATCAGTCCAAACTGTGCTGTCAGCCTGCGTCTAAATGCAGCACTGTCTGTTTTCATACCTGTGGAACCTGGACGCAGCCTGAAGGTTTGTGCTCGACTGCGAGCCGTCCTCCTCGTCCCCGTCCGTCTCGCTGTCCTCAGAGTCGTCCTGTTTCCgtcacaaggaaaacaaaagtgaatCAGTCGAGATTCTCTAGAGCTAATAATTAGTTTCCATTCTTTTAAATGAACCAAAGGATTAAACTGGAAATAGTCAATAGATTGATATAGTGAAAAAGGCCTGGGCCTACAAATCCTCTCCCACCTCTTGCTCCGACTCCGTCCCAGACAGCTTCTTGTCTTTGCCTTTGGAGCCAGCCCCTCCATTCTTACGGCCAGATCCTGGTTTTCGACctctgaggaagaaaaagaaaaaaaaaagtcatgacaTGAGAAAGTAGTTCAGGGTTAACAAATGATACATAGATggtatttttttgtggttggtCTGACTTGCTGGTGGACGtcgtaacctacgtacgtagcgTACGGCGGTGGAGGCTAGTTGGCAAAGATGGAAGACGAGTCGTAAAATTTTTTCTATCTCCGAACCTCTTCATTTATCCTTTCCTCTacgttccatctttattgatccaaaacaatcaaaattaaaaactgaggagatggagaagcagccggaaacactaaagaggaaacacgctactaccacgCGGACCAATGCTGGTCTACGTCACCAGGACACGTTGTTACATTTATGGGGAGCctgaatttgtttcatttgtttacaagaaaatgacTCCAACTAATAGCACGATTATTACTTCTACTACATCCTCAAGTTCATtgtgcttgttttatttatttgttttttcaaaataaaatgcggttaaatgatttcagtgtgtgtataatAAGTACTTGTTGAACtttttgagcacatttcaacaatactgtgataataatgataactttaaaataatgattttgGTCACAATAATAGTGATAACATGAAATTTTCATTGTTACATTTTTATCTGCATCATTTGAAATATGCCTCCGATATTAGTGGAGTAACGTGCTTAGATGCACTTAAGTTCCAGTTAAAGTCGGCTTAAGgcaataattaaattttttcacgtgcatgtaaacgtactgactgattTATGGGTTCTTGTTGTCAagtctgattattttcttcacCAAAACCTCGTGCTTTGAAGTGATGTAATTTTGACCAAGTCTCGAGGCATCTGATGTAGAGAATTTGTTTTCCAAAATAGCGCAACTGTAGCCTTTCCAttgattcatgttttattcactaGAGTTCAAGTATCAATCGTGTTAAAATCGGACAGAATTTTGTTTCACATCCTCCTTAGGAAACAACAACCACTTCAAACTGAACACGAACTGAGTCAGCCACGGACTTTTGGTGAAAAGAAGACGACGCACTCACTTAAGTATAATTAAGTCTCTCTTCTACACTTAAAAGTTAGTTCTCGCTAGAGATCGACATATGGGGCCGATATTTCCGGTTTTTTACTGGTATCTGTATCGACCGATACccgtgtatgtatgtatattttttttttccccagcaagATTTGAGACAGGCGCATCCGCAGGCAGCTCTGTAGTGCTGGAGACGCTGTggaccgtgcagcccatacattgacCCCACACTAgcagatttacatttttatcgtgtaaatggggggagaaaaagctGTATCAGCTCCAAATAACCGCTCAGAACAATCGGCAGAAAGTATCAGCcatcggccaatgctgatgtaaaagaaTCGGCATTGGTatcagctctaaaaaaaaaaatccatatcagtcgatctctagATCTCGCTCTGTGAAGCTGGGAAAAAAGAAGCCTGCTCCTTTaagttcttttttcttcctgtagCTGATCCATaaccacaacacaaaatgacatCAGGTGTGACGAAGCGTTGCTACGAAACAGACATTCCTTTTGTAGCAGGGCatattttccagtttatttccattttagtcATGTTTTAGTCATATTGCTACACAAGCATGAGCGTGCGGGTGCGTTTTTATACCTGCGTGGgactttttctcctccctccatgtGGTTCTCTTCCCCTTCGCCCTGCATGTCAGGCACAGTCGCCACCAGGTCTTTTAAGAAATCAAACTGTTGCTCCAGCTCGATACACTGCTTTCTGGAAACACATACGGAAAGATTTCAAAAAGTGCTTTACCTACACTCAGAGGAAAGACAATGTCAAATAGACAGGAAGATTAGTGGCATTACACATTAAGTTCTTTACATCTGAAGCTGGTAAAGTGAAGTCAGAATTTACGAGTTCTGAGTTGGAAATTTCAACTGGAAACGTCCCCGAAgttggattttctactcagaaagtcgtcgAATTCTCACCACCcccgagttgagttaccaagatggccgctcccgtaatattctgtttattagcacttctggttagtttttgttgcattaaactGGTCGTACAGACCAGATATTTTTAGATATgcgaaatgctgttacagtgtaattttaaaaatgagtcAAACACCATCGCGGCAAACTGTGGAGTTTTTCcgtgccactgtcgccctcaggctgatctggaggttgcaggccggTTTTTATAAAGCGTCTTGATACAATTTGtatgaattgaactgaattgaattgattaatagtgtatttttttctacatttaaattaaacaattacattttttttaatatttttataaatttctgccttcTAGATTTAATCATTGCAAATAATTCTAATAAAAAACTCGCGAGTtgcaataatattagttaatatcaagatttttttttaaactttcatttcactctgcagtcaaaaaatgtaaatactgaacacaccaagtttccagGAAGCTATACTGGGACAAGGCAGCTGCTTTATTGGACGCGGACATCTAGTTTTcagacttctgtaactggaacatAGATAACTGAGGTGTGACGTCAATCCCAGCTCTGACTTCCACCCTCCACAGCAAACGGAACGCACTCAACATTAGATTATTGTATCGGCGTTTGCTTCAAATAACCGAGGGAGCTGTTGATTGAGTTGCGTTTCCATTGTGGAGGCCGTGGTTTGTGCGGTACCGACGGAGCACGTTCTGAGTCGGTTCTCTCCGGGTTTTCTGGCTTCTTTCCACCATCCATCCAATATCATGAATATATTGGTTACTCTAAATTATCCAgagtaggtgtgagtgtgaatggcttCCTCTCTGTGCTCAACTCATTACAGTTATTTCCATCCTTCTCATCTATATATAGgttaagtttttaaatttatatttgtatgacttgtaCTGTTTCTGTTCTGAGCCATTGCACCgaaatttcattttgatgcGACTCTAAATGACAAAGTCAATTTaataaccacttttttttttttcttttttgatgccGTTTACTTACAGATGCGACGTCGTCATCGTCTTCGCGTTCCGAGACTGGGTAACTTGACAGGCCTTTGTCAGCAAAGACTCCAAAAAAAGCTCCAGTGCTCTCGCTGGTGTCTTGGTTAAGGGGGAAACTACAGGTGTCGATAAATTAAAACagccaaattaacactgtaacgCCTCAAAACATTAACTTATGAAAGCTGGAAACATAAACAGTTGTTTATGTTCTCGACCAAACAAAGCTGACCTTTACCCAAACACTGCAATGAGAACCAGCGTCCTCTGATTACAGTTTGAATATATTAAGTAAACACggggctgttttcttttttgatttgcTTTGCATGAggacattcatttattcacaacATTTATGGAAGAAAGGATACAAATAATAACAGGCACTGCTGCAGCCACTTTGCCTATTTCTTCATCGGTCTGCATAATCTTCTTAATCCTTgcctgaaaagagaaaacatctcattttaaacctttttaacattttgtttttaaagaaaaattaaaagaaacttaCTTCAGAATAGATGTGTGCGCATTGCGTGTGTGAAATCCATTTAAATCGGGGGTACGACAACACATCGAATGATCACATTTACCTGATGGCATTTTATGCAGCGTACGCACTGTAAACAGCTGCACTGATCGGCTCATTGTGCAGCCACATACATACAGCAGATGTGTAACATCTGTTCTTTGCACTAGTTTTAATATAAACCTACATACACATACTTACATAAAATTCTGCAAGTGTTTAAATCACGCCTCaagatgcatttttattcattcatgcaACAGGTTCCTCATGCAGCACGAAACAAACGTATGAGCTGACtatagaaaatattaaaagtgcaccaataaatgcataaaaggtcaataaaatacttttgtttgttgcatgtttgtgtttacgaGTTTTATTTATGCACGAGTTGTGATTGTGACTTACTTGGAAAGCACTTTGTTCTCAactctgctgtttaaaatgtgCCACTGTGACAAAATGGTCtggtacatatatatttatatttatttatttttacctgcaCTATATTTATAATGATATTTATTAGTCATATTATCTTTTTTTGCTACGCTTGTGACACTGCAGCTGCAACAAGAGATGCACACATTGCACTGCACTACTCATCTCCAGTGTGTTTTTTCGTTTAtcttatgtgtgtatttatgtttatgttgtttttttctatggtgcttattttaactttagcgTTTCCACTCACTCTTGTGTGGTTGTTGCCTGCTCTGTGCGCCCTTAATTGCCCACTGGGCACAAACAAAGTTTTCTGAATCCTGATCTTTCTGTTCAGGTTAGCTTCAAATGCTAAAAACAACGTTACATTTAATGGACTTGTAGCTAACTTGAGAGGCGCGCCTGAATAGTATCAAAGCAAACGCTGCGTAAGTTAACCAGCGAATTCGGTGGAGCCAACGACGTCCCACTAGTGCAGGTTTCTATTTTTAAAGTGATAAACGGCTTGATTTTTGTAGTTAGTTTGTTACCTCGCAGGGCAACAAAAGAGGCCGACTGGGGCTAGCTAAAAGaagttagctaacgttagctagctgcGACGCCGGTTTCAGAAGAAGTTGGGAGCTTACCGGAGGGAATCTGGCgttgtatttcttctttttgctggGCATACTTAAACTACCTGCGAGGCTAAACGAAAAATAAAACGCAACGAAGTGTGGATTGTAAACCTGTCTCGTATATAATTCGCCTCCGCCGCCGTGTATCCACACACCGGATAGCGATAGCTACCCGGCTAACCCGTTAGCACTGAGGATGTGCCGTGCGCAGAAGAGCCGACTCTAAGAGCCGATGCTCGGTAGTGAATCAGAAGAATCGACTCCAAGAGCCAATACTGGGTCccttttggtcccttgaaaacAAGATagctacatattaaagagctttAATTCCCAAACCCCTTCTCCAATTTCTATGTGAATGCCCTCAAATTACAATTGAATTAGCACTTTAACACCATATTGATTATATTGTGCTATATCTGTAACACGTTGTAGCTAATATATAAGAAAACTTGTGTCACTGTCTAAATATATGTGGACCTTACTGTATAATCACAGCATTATGTGAAAGCAGAGACGCGTAAAGACGCTCTTCTTTGGAAGCCGTGGCAAAAGAGTCGATTCTTGGAAAAGAGCCGAACTTTCCATCAGTTACCCACGTCGACGTCACTGGTTCCTTGTTGCCTGGCAGCAGCTCAGTTTAGTTCCGTGTTTGGTTTGtcggaaattaaaaaaaaaaaaaaaaaaaaaaaagcctagaAAAAATCAACCTTCTCATAATTATAGCcaacttttatattttaaatttgctCAGATgcgagcatattttgcattgtaggtcttttttattatatttagcCAAATCTTAAATTACCACTTCATTTGCAGTATGAGCCCATATCTTACCCTGGcctattttgtttctgttcctcattagaaGGGCTCTACTAACCCAAGGGATGTCCGGAGTCGATTCCTGAATAACAATACATGTTGTTATTTTGATTTCCTGATTCTCTAGTTTTCCTTATTTTGCGTACTTTgtgtcttaaatttaacccattaTGATCTTAAAAAACTgaacacactttattttatacatattaCAATACTATAGCTATAGCATATTTATTATACTGCTTGTGCGACgaattggcaaaaaaaaaaaaaaaaaagacattaatggCTCCCTTTGATACAGAAATGTGATGTTCGATACTACTGATTTCCTTTCCACTCCGACCCGATACTTGAGTAATATTCAGGCTAGTATCGGTaatatcgatccgataccgatactttgtccTACCGTGTCtggtaaaaaaaagtttcacaagacatcagagtaatttgtttatttattttaaactcgtAAGTGAATTGAGGTAGTGCCCTCATTTactacataataataatacaacagagctaatacaacaacagaaaaaccaaacaaaattTAAGTGCAGTtgttgtctgtttatttgtaGACTCCCTGCACCATTTTGTATCACAACATTAATATTAACACGATAAAagggacaacaacaaaacacaagtgcagcgTTGCACAATGTAAACAGACTTTCCAATTGCCCCCTAAGGCCACAATGCATTGCGGCTAGAACCGTATACGTCACCTTGactgactgaagtatcaaaagtatcgctATTTTTGAGTTGAGAGTCGATTTTAGtgcataaagatctggtatctgAGGTATCGACGTTTCGGTATCGATCCGCCCATCTGATACGTAGTGAGGAACAGAGCTACTAGCAGCAGCAACACTGGACGTAAAACTTTGACAACCGCAGGTAAATTAAACCTCTAAGTTTACGACGACCTGTATAACTCCAATGAATTTAATCATAGCGATGGCCGCTTACTGTGTACGTGTTACATTTACTTCCAAATAAAGCTAGAAGGACGAGTG harbors:
- the drap1 gene encoding dr1-associated corepressor, whose amino-acid sequence is MPSKKKKYNARFPPARIKKIMQTDEEIGKVAAAVPVIISRALELFLESLLTKACQVTQSRNAKTMTTSHLKQCIELEQQFDFLKDLVATVPDMQGEGEENHMEGGEKVPRRGRKPGSGRKNGGAGSKGKDKKLSGTESEQEDDSEDSETDGDEEDGSQSSTNLQAASRFHSSNAPPQLMHTGNMLSMGSMAPAQPPGGMAFAPHPSMMSVAPPPPAPAPHKNEDDDEDYDS